A stretch of the Thermosinus carboxydivorans Nor1 genome encodes the following:
- a CDS encoding ABC transporter ATP-binding protein, which yields MQNPLLEVRSVSAGYGSKLILRDITFTVNRGDFLSIIAPNGTGKSTLLRCIGGVLPVQKGSINICGQDIRAFSRRALAKKIAVVSEEDATFDYSVYQTAFMGRFAHISRFGGETPEDHRIVQQVLNDVGMWEKRQVNMSQLSQGERQKVLIARALAQCPELLLLDEPTSHLDIRNQFLILKLIKELTAKNNIAVIGVLHDINLALRFSTHLALLKDGRMLAYGSPDVLTEEILGVMYGLNFVLRHYEGYVYVQPSYT from the coding sequence ATGCAGAACCCTCTATTGGAAGTGCGATCTGTATCAGCGGGATACGGGTCAAAGCTAATCCTGCGGGATATTACCTTTACCGTTAATCGGGGCGATTTTCTGAGCATTATTGCTCCCAATGGTACTGGTAAATCAACATTGCTTCGGTGTATCGGCGGTGTACTGCCTGTCCAAAAAGGCAGCATTAATATTTGCGGCCAGGATATAAGAGCTTTTTCGCGGCGGGCGCTGGCGAAAAAAATTGCTGTTGTTAGTGAAGAAGATGCGACCTTTGATTACAGTGTATACCAGACTGCTTTCATGGGAAGGTTTGCCCACATCAGCCGGTTTGGCGGCGAGACTCCTGAAGATCATCGGATTGTCCAACAAGTACTTAATGATGTAGGAATGTGGGAAAAACGGCAGGTCAATATGAGTCAGCTCAGCCAGGGGGAACGGCAAAAAGTTTTAATTGCCCGGGCCTTGGCGCAGTGTCCGGAACTTTTACTGCTCGATGAACCAACATCTCATCTGGATATTCGCAATCAGTTCCTGATATTAAAATTGATTAAGGAATTGACCGCGAAAAACAACATCGCCGTGATTGGCGTTCTTCACGATATTAATCTGGCGCTGCGGTTTAGCACCCATCTTGCTTTATTAAAAGATGGCAGGATGCTGGCCTACGGTTCGCCTGACGTATTGACTGAAGAAATTCTTGGGGTAATGTATGGGCTCAATTTTGTCTTACGCCATTATGAAGGCTACGTTTATGTTCAACCAAGCTATACATAA
- a CDS encoding LysR family transcriptional regulator has translation MDIRHLEYFVEVARHKSFSKAAQITYVSQSTISKMIKDLENELGVALFNRNSKYVQLTDAGEILFSQAQHIVSLFQNITTEFESMAKLEKGKVSIGLPPITGATAFAELLGQFRQKYPNIDIVLFEYGSKKVELGIQDGSLDIGVICCPSNNENYEVIEFTQDPLWVIMHPSHPLSQYPEVDFALLADEAFVLYRKDFSLHDAIVDRCRLAGFQPKIIFETSQRELMTQIVAANLGIALLPSKICEQLDPKTIVSVPLADPQLFLQMSIIWNKRRYLSHAARLWLNFVRDHLAQIETHSLMQAADSGGNKA, from the coding sequence ATGGATATACGCCATTTGGAATATTTTGTGGAGGTTGCCCGCCACAAAAGCTTTAGCAAGGCGGCTCAAATTACTTATGTCTCGCAGTCGACAATCAGCAAAATGATTAAGGACTTGGAAAATGAACTCGGGGTAGCCCTATTTAACCGCAATTCAAAATACGTCCAATTGACCGATGCCGGCGAAATATTGTTTTCCCAGGCGCAACATATAGTGTCGCTATTCCAAAATATTACTACAGAATTCGAAAGTATGGCGAAGCTGGAAAAAGGCAAAGTCAGTATTGGTTTACCGCCAATAACGGGGGCTACGGCCTTTGCCGAGCTGCTCGGCCAATTTCGGCAGAAATATCCTAATATTGATATTGTCCTGTTTGAGTATGGTTCCAAAAAAGTTGAACTTGGTATTCAGGACGGGTCGCTGGATATTGGGGTCATTTGCTGTCCAAGCAATAACGAAAACTATGAAGTAATTGAATTTACCCAAGATCCTTTGTGGGTCATCATGCATCCTAGCCATCCCTTAAGCCAATACCCGGAAGTAGATTTCGCCCTCCTTGCCGATGAGGCGTTTGTCTTATACCGTAAAGACTTTAGTCTCCATGACGCAATTGTCGACCGCTGCCGGCTCGCCGGGTTTCAGCCAAAAATTATTTTCGAAACATCGCAACGGGAGTTGATGACCCAAATCGTGGCTGCCAATCTTGGTATTGCTCTCTTACCCAGTAAAATTTGCGAGCAACTGGACCCTAAAACCATTGTTTCGGTTCCGCTAGCCGATCCGCAGCTGTTTCTCCAAATGTCGATCATCTGGAACAAACGGCGTTATCTTTCGCATGCCGCCAGGTTGTGGTTAAACTTTGTCCGGGATCATTTGGCCCAAATAGAGACTCATTCGTTGATGCAGGCAGCCGATAGCGGAGGCAATAAGGCCTGA
- a CDS encoding 4Fe-4S binding protein — protein sequence MLLLEDIERQVNRFTMESPLNVVEPLGGLRIFDPPLIGIAAADDPLFAELKKESVIGSHHLLPREWLPSAQTVISYFLPFTAAIRIANRSDGLPATEWLYGRIEGERFNEALRRFLVDLLTDNGHEAVAPALDERYQVINKRSNWSERHVAYIAGLGTLSLNCSLITARGSAGRVGSIVTSLELAPTVRPYREIYEYCTRCGACIRRCPPLAIDESGKNHQICSDYVDNETKKRYAPRYGCGKCQTAVPCEDRIPGR from the coding sequence ATGCTGCTTTTGGAGGATATTGAAAGACAGGTCAACCGCTTTACCATGGAAAGTCCCCTAAATGTGGTAGAACCGCTCGGCGGCCTGCGGATCTTTGATCCGCCACTGATCGGCATCGCCGCTGCCGACGACCCGCTATTCGCAGAATTAAAAAAAGAAAGCGTCATCGGGTCCCACCATCTCTTACCGCGCGAGTGGCTTCCCAGCGCGCAAACGGTAATTTCCTATTTTCTACCCTTCACCGCGGCAATACGCATCGCCAACCGCAGTGACGGGCTTCCGGCCACCGAATGGCTATACGGCCGAATCGAAGGCGAACGTTTCAACGAAGCCCTCCGGCGCTTTTTAGTTGACTTGTTAACAGACAATGGGCACGAGGCGGTTGCGCCGGCCCTGGACGAGCGGTATCAGGTAATAAATAAGCGCAGCAACTGGTCAGAGCGGCACGTAGCCTATATTGCCGGCCTCGGAACCCTAAGCCTTAACTGTTCGCTCATCACCGCCCGCGGCTCGGCCGGCCGGGTCGGCAGCATTGTCACCAGCCTGGAACTTGCGCCAACTGTGCGGCCGTACCGGGAAATTTATGAATACTGCACCCGGTGCGGCGCCTGCATCCGCCGCTGCCCGCCCTTGGCGATTGACGAAAGCGGCAAAAACCACCAAATCTGTTCCGATTACGTGGACAACGAAACCAAAAAGCGCTACGCTCCCCGTTACGGCTGCGGTAAATGCCAGACCGCCGTACCCTGCGAAGACCGGATTCCCGGCCGGTAA
- a CDS encoding DUF47 domain-containing protein has translation MLALLPKKNKFFILFSESARLTQKSTYILHDALTDPEIREEKVKQLYDLEHDADELNDEILDTLYRSFITPMDREDIFALTNQLDDVVDYVEEIVERMSLYRVGRPTDGAIELGKLLVLCADELVAAFDLLANIKNNREKILDHMKNIAEMEVKGDHIYREEVARLFVGNVDPIDIIKWKEILELLEDALDHCKRIADQLKGVLMKYA, from the coding sequence ATGTTGGCTTTACTACCGAAAAAAAATAAATTCTTTATCTTGTTTTCTGAAAGCGCTAGACTAACCCAAAAGAGCACCTATATTCTCCATGACGCGTTGACGGATCCGGAAATTCGGGAGGAAAAGGTGAAACAGCTTTATGATTTAGAGCATGATGCCGACGAGCTTAACGATGAAATCCTGGACACTTTATACCGGAGTTTTATTACACCCATGGACCGGGAGGATATTTTCGCTCTAACCAATCAATTGGACGATGTTGTCGATTATGTCGAGGAAATTGTAGAGCGCATGTCCCTTTATCGCGTCGGCAGACCAACCGACGGCGCTATCGAGCTTGGTAAGCTGCTCGTATTGTGTGCCGATGAATTGGTTGCCGCCTTCGATTTACTTGCCAATATAAAAAATAATCGGGAAAAAATATTGGATCACATGAAAAATATCGCTGAAATGGAAGTAAAGGGCGATCATATCTATCGCGAGGAAGTCGCACGGCTTTTTGTCGGTAACGTAGATCCTATTGACATCATCAAGTGGAAAGAAATACTGGAACTGTTAGAGGATGCCCTGGATCATTGTAAACGGATTGCCGACCAATTAAAAGGTGTATTGATGAAGTACGCTTGA
- a CDS encoding MFS transporter, which yields MGARNRTDSPREQLWTRDFILICTTNLFIFCGFQMLMPTLPVYAKHLGGSDAAAGLIVGSVSVAAVLMRPVAGQALDYYGRKGIFLAGLVVFISAVLAYIWAPSLGVLLLIRFIHGFGWGATSTAASTVAADIIPKARLGEGMGYFGLTTTVAMAFAPALGLYLTSHFSFTVLFLASAFIVAIAAGLALSIGYRHINAAKAKTFLLEKAALRPALVIFFVTMTYGAVVSFLALYAAQQGIDNIGPFFTVYAIALAVARPLSGRLADRRGFDIVVIPGVVLIMVAMFLLYLANSFAWFLAAGIVYGIGFGAVQPGLQAMSVLKAPPNRRGAANATFFIGFDLGIGFSSVLWGLVSQAFGYKAMYLWTVVPALLALSIYIIIGRRMQQLAQ from the coding sequence ATGGGGGCTAGGAATAGGACAGATAGCCCGCGTGAACAGCTGTGGACCAGAGATTTTATCTTAATTTGCACGACTAATCTGTTCATTTTTTGCGGCTTTCAGATGCTGATGCCGACCTTGCCGGTCTATGCTAAGCACCTGGGCGGCAGTGACGCCGCGGCCGGTTTGATCGTTGGTAGCGTTTCCGTTGCGGCGGTCCTAATGCGGCCAGTGGCGGGACAGGCACTGGACTACTACGGCCGTAAGGGCATTTTTCTGGCCGGACTGGTGGTCTTTATCAGCGCGGTGCTGGCTTATATCTGGGCGCCTTCGTTGGGGGTCCTGTTGTTAATTCGCTTTATTCACGGCTTTGGCTGGGGCGCTACCAGTACAGCCGCCAGCACGGTGGCGGCCGATATTATTCCCAAAGCCAGGCTGGGGGAGGGGATGGGGTATTTTGGTTTAACTACGACGGTGGCGATGGCCTTTGCCCCAGCGTTAGGCCTCTACTTAACCAGTCATTTCAGTTTTACCGTATTATTTTTGGCCTCCGCTTTTATTGTGGCAATAGCGGCTGGTTTGGCCCTTAGTATTGGTTACCGGCACATTAACGCCGCTAAAGCCAAAACGTTCCTACTGGAAAAAGCGGCGCTGCGGCCGGCGCTGGTGATTTTCTTCGTTACCATGACCTATGGCGCGGTTGTATCCTTTTTGGCGCTTTATGCTGCCCAGCAAGGGATAGACAACATTGGTCCCTTTTTTACCGTTTATGCCATCGCTTTGGCGGTAGCCCGGCCGCTGTCCGGGCGGCTTGCTGACCGGCGTGGTTTTGATATTGTCGTTATCCCCGGGGTTGTTTTGATTATGGTAGCCATGTTCTTGCTCTACCTGGCCAACAGTTTTGCCTGGTTTTTAGCGGCCGGCATCGTGTATGGCATCGGCTTTGGCGCGGTGCAGCCTGGGTTGCAAGCTATGTCGGTCCTCAAGGCGCCACCTAACCGGCGGGGGGCAGCCAACGCTACTTTTTTTATCGGTTTTGATCTCGGTATTGGCTTCAGCTCGGTATTATGGGGATTGGTATCCCAGGCATTTGGCTATAAGGCCATGTATTTATGGACGGTAGTCCCGGCATTACTGGCGCTATCAATTTATATTATTATTGGTCGCCGGATGCAACAACTTGCGCAATGA
- a CDS encoding ExbD/TolR family protein: protein MKLRNLRLERQPKLMIIPMIDIIFFLLVFFMMSTLYMVEQKTIPVALPRAAAVQADMQKQVAITVTAQGTVFFEREEVPPALLGARIQAELDRSADTSFVLRADQQAEYGKVVTVLDELKKAGVRRIAIAAEAKPR, encoded by the coding sequence ATGAAGCTGAGGAATTTGCGCCTTGAACGGCAGCCTAAACTCATGATAATACCAATGATTGATATTATCTTCTTTTTACTGGTGTTTTTCATGATGAGCACATTATATATGGTTGAGCAGAAGACCATTCCGGTTGCGCTGCCGCGAGCGGCGGCGGTCCAGGCCGATATGCAAAAACAGGTGGCCATTACTGTTACCGCCCAGGGTACGGTTTTCTTTGAACGGGAAGAAGTACCGCCGGCGCTTTTGGGCGCCCGGATACAGGCCGAACTTGACCGGTCAGCGGACACTTCGTTTGTCCTGCGGGCAGACCAACAGGCTGAGTATGGCAAGGTTGTCACGGTGCTTGATGAGCTGAAAAAGGCCGGCGTTCGCCGGATTGCCATTGCGGCTGAGGCCAAGCCGAGGTGA
- a CDS encoding ABC transporter substrate-binding protein codes for MILLCLLALMAKVVLSGLNPSPEPVLEAKLVDFLGRPIEATMQKPQRIVSLSPGNTEIIFAVGAGNRLVGVTTYCDYPDAARALPKVGGFYDPDVETIILMQPDIVFTSGQMHLRVIQSLERAGIKVVAIEPQSMADVIKAVRLVGELLHEQDNSEKIANQLEQKLRAVQALNQPDKSPHRVFIEVWDVPLLTVGAKSYISDIVTQAGGINVAADRQADYTPCDYEALYAYNPDTYLIVRNGMAGKESRVISKPEVADIEAIRRKRVFYVSDDYLGRPGPRSFIALEQIGEILHGKNGGEQ; via the coding sequence GTGATATTGCTATGTTTACTGGCGTTAATGGCAAAGGTTGTTTTATCCGGGCTAAATCCTAGTCCGGAGCCGGTATTAGAAGCCAAGCTTGTTGATTTTCTCGGGCGACCTATTGAAGCTACGATGCAAAAACCGCAGCGAATTGTCTCGCTTTCGCCCGGAAATACCGAAATTATTTTTGCCGTTGGCGCTGGAAACCGCCTCGTGGGGGTGACCACATATTGTGACTATCCCGATGCGGCTCGGGCGCTACCCAAGGTTGGCGGTTTTTACGATCCTGACGTGGAAACAATCATTCTCATGCAGCCCGATATTGTGTTTACCAGTGGACAAATGCACTTGCGCGTAATCCAAAGCCTGGAACGGGCGGGCATCAAGGTTGTGGCGATTGAGCCGCAAAGCATGGCTGACGTGATCAAAGCCGTCCGGCTGGTAGGCGAGCTGCTCCACGAACAAGATAACAGTGAAAAAATCGCTAATCAACTTGAACAAAAGCTGAGAGCGGTTCAAGCCTTGAACCAGCCGGACAAGTCTCCTCACCGGGTGTTTATTGAGGTCTGGGACGTGCCTTTGCTCACGGTGGGAGCTAAATCCTACATCAGTGATATTGTAACGCAGGCCGGCGGCATAAATGTTGCGGCAGACCGGCAGGCCGATTATACACCTTGTGATTACGAGGCCCTCTATGCGTATAATCCTGATACCTATCTTATTGTGCGCAATGGCATGGCCGGCAAAGAAAGCCGGGTAATCAGCAAGCCCGAAGTGGCCGATATTGAGGCGATTCGGCGTAAGCGGGTCTTTTATGTATCTGATGACTATTTGGGCAGACCGGGACCGCGGAGTTTTATTGCCCTTGAGCAGATAGGCGAAATTTTACATGGAAAAAATGGCGGTGAACAATGA
- a CDS encoding ArsR/SmtB family transcription factor, translating to MEELVTKMTADFLKSLAHPARIRILKMLGPGERCVCDLSAEIDIEQSNLSQHLSILKKQGLIGSRKEGTKVIYRILYPSVLEVINLVEETLSQQISHSQSLLKHLK from the coding sequence ATGGAAGAACTAGTGACAAAAATGACAGCCGATTTTCTCAAATCTCTTGCCCATCCGGCCCGGATCAGAATTTTGAAGATGCTGGGCCCCGGTGAACGGTGCGTATGTGATTTATCGGCCGAGATAGATATTGAGCAATCCAATTTGTCGCAGCATTTAAGCATTCTCAAGAAACAGGGTCTTATCGGCTCTCGCAAGGAAGGCACAAAAGTAATTTATCGTATCCTTTATCCCTCCGTACTAGAAGTCATCAACCTGGTGGAAGAGACGTTAAGCCAGCAGATCAGCCATAGCCAGAGTCTTTTGAAACACTTAAAATAA
- a CDS encoding FTR1 family iron permease: MLATLIVTLREGVEAALIIGIILSYLHKIGLEREGRKVWLGTALATVLSIVGGFGVFLIMGTTTEGLFQQLLEGFAMLTAVIVLTYMVFWMHGGGKGMTASINAKVQAAVSSSSVTALAVLAFVSVLREGVETVLFLIGTTSSSTPGEALAGGLLGLIMAVVVGYVVFKSSRKVNIAAFFKWTSVLLLFMAAGMLSNAIGEFHEANLLPPIAKRIWDTSGFLSEDDFFGGIMMALFGYNSSPSLFQVISYVSYLAGTMYMFFRTPQKIHSTNGGTQHAE, encoded by the coding sequence ATGTTAGCGACCCTAATCGTCACGCTACGGGAAGGGGTTGAAGCCGCGTTGATAATCGGCATTATCCTGTCTTACCTTCACAAGATTGGTCTCGAACGTGAAGGCAGGAAGGTCTGGCTGGGAACAGCTTTGGCAACAGTGCTCAGCATAGTTGGCGGTTTCGGCGTGTTTCTCATAATGGGAACTACTACCGAAGGTTTGTTCCAGCAGTTATTGGAAGGTTTCGCGATGCTTACTGCCGTCATAGTCCTTACCTATATGGTGTTCTGGATGCACGGCGGCGGAAAGGGGATGACTGCTTCTATCAACGCCAAGGTGCAGGCTGCAGTAAGTTCAAGTTCTGTTACCGCCCTTGCCGTCCTCGCGTTTGTATCGGTACTCCGTGAAGGCGTAGAAACCGTTCTTTTCTTAATTGGAACTACGTCTTCCAGCACCCCGGGGGAAGCTTTGGCAGGAGGCCTATTAGGTCTAATCATGGCGGTGGTTGTAGGATACGTGGTTTTTAAGAGCAGCCGAAAGGTAAATATCGCGGCCTTCTTCAAATGGACGAGCGTACTCTTGCTGTTTATGGCTGCTGGAATGCTTAGCAATGCCATTGGCGAGTTCCATGAAGCCAATTTACTGCCGCCGATTGCCAAAAGGATCTGGGATACCAGTGGTTTCTTGAGCGAAGACGACTTTTTTGGCGGAATTATGATGGCCCTCTTCGGCTATAACTCCTCCCCTTCCCTTTTCCAGGTAATTTCCTATGTAAGTTATCTGGCGGGAACAATGTACATGTTTTTTAGGACGCCGCAAAAAATTCACTCGACTAATGGAGGGACCCAACATGCAGAGTAA
- a CDS encoding FecCD family ABC transporter permease, with translation MKHPLAIIISGGILAGTVLGMLLIGSAAIDLRIIASVLVKQIFPAVSTTEIPSAVEKIIWNIRWPRIALALLVGSSLAVSGACYQAMFRNPLADPFILGVSSGAALGAAIAIVFKLTSYISFFAFLGGITAIFIVYGLGRVKGGGINTNQLLLAGVAFGSMLNAILSLIMVLHTQQIGAILFWLLGSLSNPPASLVLIAGMVAAGMAVIMLYVRDLDIMTAGEENAQFLGVDVVKVKVILLLSTTLITSVVVAVSGVIGFIGLIVPHLLRKIVGPQHHLLIPLCALWGAIFLLWADGITRMVNPLAQVPVGVITALLGSPFFLYILYSSGRK, from the coding sequence ATGAAACATCCGCTGGCAATCATAATATCTGGCGGTATTTTGGCAGGAACTGTTCTCGGCATGCTGCTCATTGGTTCGGCGGCCATTGACCTTCGCATCATCGCTAGTGTTCTCGTTAAACAGATTTTTCCTGCAGTATCAACCACCGAAATACCTTCGGCGGTTGAAAAAATCATTTGGAATATTCGCTGGCCTCGTATCGCCCTGGCCCTGTTAGTAGGCAGCAGTTTGGCCGTTTCGGGAGCTTGCTATCAGGCGATGTTCCGCAATCCGCTAGCCGACCCGTTTATCCTGGGGGTATCATCCGGCGCAGCTTTAGGAGCGGCGATTGCTATTGTTTTTAAACTAACGTCCTATATCAGTTTTTTTGCTTTTCTCGGCGGTATCACGGCGATATTTATCGTGTACGGGTTGGGAAGAGTTAAGGGCGGCGGTATCAATACCAATCAATTATTATTGGCCGGCGTTGCCTTTGGCTCAATGCTTAACGCTATCCTCAGTTTGATCATGGTTCTCCATACCCAGCAAATTGGCGCTATTCTGTTCTGGCTGCTCGGCAGCCTGAGTAATCCCCCGGCAAGTTTAGTTCTGATTGCCGGGATGGTGGCAGCCGGTATGGCGGTGATTATGCTTTATGTCCGTGACTTGGATATTATGACTGCGGGTGAAGAAAACGCCCAGTTTTTGGGCGTTGATGTGGTGAAAGTTAAAGTTATTTTGTTGCTAAGTACAACGCTGATTACCAGTGTCGTTGTTGCGGTTAGCGGGGTTATCGGGTTTATCGGCCTTATCGTCCCACATCTTTTGCGTAAGATCGTAGGTCCGCAGCATCACCTGTTAATACCCCTTTGCGCGCTTTGGGGAGCGATCTTTCTCCTGTGGGCTGACGGGATAACACGTATGGTCAATCCGTTAGCCCAAGTCCCGGTAGGCGTGATCACCGCGCTGCTTGGCAGTCCCTTTTTTCTTTACATCTTATATTCATCTGGACGCAAGTGA
- a CDS encoding energy transducer TonB produces the protein MMEQSRWQRALIASGFVNFLLLIAIGGLADYFPAAQDTPLEVEIIAHAGATSNIPSVVSPVSSLPQTPDAPTPAQQLQPALNTGEGQKNGDAAESAQSSTEVSTPIGAAAGAVTTNSGQATGVGPSTGMERKNILPPRILRKTEPVYPEQARRQGWEGTVRVKIEITAEGRASNVWVVSSSGYEILDNAAVQAVRQWRFVPAKDESSGSPVSCITSLSVAFRLNS, from the coding sequence ATGATGGAACAGTCACGCTGGCAACGCGCACTAATCGCTTCCGGGTTTGTTAACTTCTTGCTGCTAATCGCGATCGGGGGACTGGCAGATTACTTTCCCGCGGCGCAGGATACGCCTTTGGAAGTAGAAATTATTGCTCATGCCGGGGCCACTTCTAATATACCGTCGGTTGTTTCGCCGGTATCCTCTTTGCCGCAAACCCCTGATGCGCCAACGCCTGCGCAGCAGCTGCAACCCGCCTTGAATACGGGCGAAGGACAAAAAAACGGGGACGCAGCCGAAAGTGCGCAAAGCAGTACGGAAGTAAGTACGCCGATTGGGGCTGCGGCTGGCGCGGTAACGACCAATTCGGGCCAGGCTACGGGAGTGGGGCCATCTACCGGTATGGAACGGAAAAATATTTTGCCGCCACGAATTTTACGAAAAACCGAACCTGTCTATCCAGAACAGGCCCGGCGCCAGGGCTGGGAAGGGACGGTTCGGGTTAAAATTGAAATAACGGCGGAAGGGCGGGCCAGTAACGTATGGGTTGTCAGCTCTTCCGGCTATGAAATATTGGATAATGCGGCAGTTCAGGCCGTGCGCCAATGGCGTTTTGTGCCGGCCAAAGACGAAAGCTCCGGTTCCCCCGTTTCCTGTATCACGTCATTGTCCGTTGCTTTCCGCTTAAATTCGTAA
- a CDS encoding MotA/TolQ/ExbB proton channel family protein — protein sequence MELLSQVAALFQKGGLVMYPLLACSIMVIAIVIERWQYYRTAETSGEFLALLEKKLAEGQWQEAMALCEKTSGITPRIILKVLQKGALDPALLQNALEGAAALAVARLRERLGYLETIVTLAPLLGLLGTVIGMINSFSIMAIRSGQPHAITGGVGEALVATAAGLCVAVMALVAHSYFAQRLDRIITGMEMAFTCLLDAAGRRT from the coding sequence ATGGAATTGTTAAGTCAGGTAGCCGCTCTTTTTCAAAAAGGCGGACTGGTTATGTATCCGTTATTGGCTTGCTCCATTATGGTAATAGCGATAGTTATTGAACGTTGGCAGTATTATCGTACCGCTGAAACAAGCGGGGAGTTTCTTGCTCTCCTGGAAAAAAAGTTAGCAGAGGGTCAATGGCAGGAGGCCATGGCTTTATGTGAAAAAACGAGCGGAATAACACCTAGAATTATTTTGAAAGTACTGCAAAAAGGTGCTCTTGACCCAGCGCTCCTCCAGAACGCACTGGAAGGTGCTGCCGCATTGGCGGTAGCCCGCTTGCGGGAACGCCTTGGCTACCTTGAAACCATTGTTACGTTGGCGCCGCTATTAGGGCTTTTGGGTACCGTTATTGGCATGATAAATTCTTTTAGCATTATGGCCATCAGATCCGGCCAACCTCACGCGATTACCGGCGGGGTAGGCGAAGCATTAGTTGCGACTGCGGCCGGACTGTGCGTGGCCGTCATGGCGCTGGTGGCCCACAGCTATTTTGCACAGCGCCTGGACCGAATTATTACCGGCATGGAAATGGCATTTACCTGCCTACTGGATGCCGCGGGGCGGAGGACATAG